From a single Apium graveolens cultivar Ventura chromosome 2, ASM990537v1, whole genome shotgun sequence genomic region:
- the LOC141696235 gene encoding uncharacterized protein LOC141696235 yields MKKARLAGLDTRGKATEPIFLKKHKEPIGEASTEGAGGHGTPITAAAPTAAATGAFQPLWGFRRGDTVVGSTKHAWDWSYHSVTPKDFTDVVATPDLERIKLMGAQSLASSNAYFQGAVRQAESWKRASDKADNALRRQQKKYATLEKKLKRKEEELGEANAELVVLRAEKDKAIDNYLDSEEFAQSMRIRDDSVFPGFFRTGWDTALGTMNEILR; encoded by the exons atgaagaaagctcggctcgcaggcctagacacccggggaaaggccacggagcctatctttttgaagaagcacaaagagcctataggggaggcctcaactgaaggagctggaggccatggtactcctatcactgctgctgcccctactgctgctgccacaggcgcctttcagcctctctggggattccgccgaggggacaccgtagttggttccacgaaacatgcttgggattggtcttaccatagcgtgacccccaaggattttactgatgtggtggccacccctgatcttgagaggatcaagctcatgggagctcagtctctggcttcg tctaacgcctattttcaaggcgctgtgaggcaagccgaatcatggaagcgggcttctgataaggccgataatgccctcaggaggcaacagaagaagtacgctaccctggagaagaagctcaagcgcaaggaggaagaactcggagaggctaacgccgagctggtggtacttcgggcggagaaggataaagctatagacaactatctggactcggaggagtttgcccaatccatgaggattagggatgattcagtctttcctgggttttttaggactggttgggacacggcccttgggaccatGAACGAG